The genomic region GATACCTGAATTGCTAGGGGTAAAGTTGTTTGAATGAGTCTAGACAAGTGTAGTTGATTGAGGAACTATTCTTCGTTTAGTATTGGAAGTGTGTGGAAGGTCTTTATGCgaattttaataattgaagTTTCTTGCATTTTTTTGCAGTTTATGTGAGTTGTCTTGGTCTTTTATTATGtgggatttttctttttctttcattattgAGCTCCTTGGATTTTCTAGATGGACCTGCGGAAGATCTTTATGGCATCTTTATCAATAGAGTTCGTCGAGAGCGTCCACCAGAGTACTTGGATAAGGTTAGAGGGTGAGTTATGCCATATCAGATATCAGTACATGTGTTCTTGTGCTAGATTTTGGTTGACATTAGCTTTGTTTGCCACTACACTAGTTTACTGTATGTGCTAGTCTACTTCATAAGTTATTTAATAAactttaattaaagaaaaaagtttgggaagagtaattttttttgcttttccttGCCCTGTTGTATTATTGATGCAGTCTCACTAAATGGGTGCCTCCACCGGTAAAGATGACAAGTAGCTATGTCAGGGAGAGCATCAATGTTTCACGAAAGAGGATGGATGTGCCTTCCTTGGACATGCTTCAGTTTCACTGGTACTAATAAGTAGTGCAATCTGTTACACTCTCTGTCAACTTAGAGTAATAAGGCCTTTCATTAAAACTTGATACAGTGATGCAATCTCGACTCTTAATTTCATGGAGAACCATACAGCTTTAGATAGGGAGTTAGAAGCTTCTAAAATCTTTCTGGTTTTTATTTGTTCTGATAAGGAGTGACATTAGGTAAAACCTCATTATATTTGTTACAGAATATATTCTAGAATTCATCAATGTTGTCTAAAAAGGAAGATAGAGTTGGCTGAAAGTATTTGCTTAATTTTCCTTATTCTTGTTCCAAGTATATTCTCTCTTAAGAGTACTATGTATTATGTTCTAGTATTATCATGTTTCATATAGCATTCACTTTTAAATTATGTTCATGCACCTTGAACATCAACAAATCCTCTGTTGATTCTTgaagattttgtttttgtttgataACGGAACTATACAAAATAAGGCTACCTCATtagctttatttatttatttattttttgctcaAACCTCATTAGCTTTATGCTGGCAAGATGGGATTTTGTGTGTTTCATTCATAGGTATCAGCTAGTTTTTACcatgttgttttgtttttttcattttcttcatatgcAACCAAAAAGCTCTTCCATTATTTAATCACACTGACCTTGTTGAACTTCATATGCATATAATTTTCTGTATCCTATTTGAAACAGGTGGGATTATTCCAATCCTGGCTACCTTGATGCACTAAAACATCTTACTGATCTGAAAGAAGAAGGTTAGAATTCAttctttgttattttagcTTTGGTATTCAATATTTTGCACTTCTTGATTTGATCAAACTACTTCACTGAGCATGTGCAGGGAAAATTAGAACTGTTGCTTTGACAAATTTTGATACTGAAAGGCTGCAAATAATACTAGAGAATGGAATTCCTGTTGTTAGTAATCaggtatatatttatttttttggacaGGCAGTAATGAAGTCATTAATTTTATTGCTTTTCTTGGCTAATCTATATTGTCTGTGATGTTGCTGATGATATATCTGAGTGGTTTCCATCAGGTGCAACATTCAATTGTTGACATGCGCCCTCAGCAAAAAATGGCAGAGCTTTGTCAGCTTACAGGAGTCAAACTCATAacgtctctctctctctctctctctctccaaatTGTACCACCACACACATCTTCTCTGCCTTTAGCTCAGGCATTGCAGTTCTCAAAGAGATAGGACCAGCCAACCAGGATAGTTTTCGAATAACAAGTAGCGAATTTGAGGCCAAAATATATTCTCAGTCAATATGGCCTTCTTAGATGATGCCTAATTTCTTGCTCATTCTGATTTTATGTTCACTGATCCCTGTTAGATGACAAGGCATTGCTCTACCTTATTACTGAATTTGATGAGGGTTTCAAATGCAGGTATGGAACAGTAATGGGTGGTCTATTATCTGAGAAGTTCCTTGACACCAACATAGCCATTCCCTTTTCTGGACCGCCATTAAATACCCCCTCTCTCCAGAAGTACAAAAGGgtacaaattatttttccttttttccccTATTCTCCTTTTTCTCTGTTCTGAAGATTGAATTTCTAAATCTTAAATTCAATGAAAAGTTACCAAATTGGAAATTGTCGAATGCTGTAAACCCATTTACAAATTAGGGATCTATCTAGAAGCACCTAAAATGTTGGGAATTTTGTGAAAACTGGAGAACAAATCCTTTAAATAATTGGACGTTTCACTTTATTACGTTGTGCAATAACTTGAGGATGAAGCTAATTGTggagaagaaaattttttttaagaaagcATATGCGTAAGTTGTCTTCTTTGTGTCATTTCTTGTCAAGATTTCATCTGGTTTGCAAACAGTTTGCAATCATAAAAAAACTATCTTGGTCGTAATTTATCTCTTGTGAGGGTGAACATTTGATATTcttttgcctttttcttttctattttaatcTGAATGTGGCAGATGGTTGATGCTTGGGGAGGATGGAGTTTATTCCAAACTTTACTTCAGACTTTGAACAAGGTAGCGTCTAAGCATGGAGTCTCAATCCCAACTGTTGCTGTTACATATATACTAGATCAGGTAATTACatggtttcttctttttactcttttcttCTGAGTTGCGGTGACTTATGATATATTCAAATATCTGTTTGATTTACTGAATGTCAGCCAGCAGTAGCAGGATCAATGATAGGTGTCAGACTTGGTTTGTCAGAACATATCCTAGACTCCAATGCTATCTTTTCACTTGTTCTTGATGAGGAAGATGTCAACAGCATACAGGAAGTTTCAGAAAGAGGGAAAGATCTGCTTGGAGTGATTGGGGATTGTGGAGATGAGTACCGGCGTGCATGAGATTCACGCTTAGTTGAGAAAAGAAGTTCTAAATTCATACCTTCTTATGAAAACAGATTGTAGTATATCTACCGCATAAAGCAGTTTCCAGGTCAGACTTATTGGAACATATGGAGAGCAGTTGCCGGGGGTCCATCCACATgtaatcaagtcaaatgttgcAGTTTTTGTCTCTGATTAAATTCATCCTTTCATTACCAAAGTGAAAATCAGTTTGCAACTTTTACCCGTCTCTTGCTGCTGTCATCTGCTGTAATATGAATTCCACCGTTGTATGCACATCACTTCAATACATTATCTCTTGTCATTAAGAAATTCTATTCAGCCCTCATCTAAATCTCAACTTCAAAGCTTTTGGTGTGTTTCAATGAGGAATTTGTATTACATTGTATGAAATTAAAGTTACATTCCAATACAATTCTGTCATACTATTCAATGAATGAGTGGTGTTATTTGTGCATTGATCACAAGACCAAGAAGatgcctatatatatatatatatatataagatgTAATATTACTAGTTGTATATTTCGTTGATAGCTGCTACCATGAATCTCGACAACTGCATCTTCCATCTCTGAAGTGGTGAAAAGTGAAAGTGTCCTTGACAACCAATTCTCGATCTACAAAGGCTGACATGAACTTGCATGCTGAATGACAAGTACCACACATCCTAACACTCTTAACCACCCTTATAGGCATTCCATGGGGTAATGATACGAGCCCAAATGCAATGGCCTTCATCTCAGTATGAGCAAGACCCACACCATCATATTCTTCCTCTTCTGCATCATGCAGCAAATGGTTTCTATCTGCTACATATCCCAACTCCTCCATCTCTCTTTCTAGTTCAGCTATTTTGTCAGAGACTTCTTCAGTTGGATTTTGGTCTGAGacaaattcatatattttgttttgcacttCTATCCAACTAGAAGTTGGCCCAATTCTTTTAGTTTTAACTTCCGTCTTCGATGCATCTTTCCACTTACCAAACATCACCAGGACCTTCTTAAGCAGTAGCCTTGCAAAGCAGTCACTTGAATCTAGTTCTAATAGCTTCTCTAAAGCAAATTTTGCCACCTCCATATTTCCAATAATTCGGGCAGATGAAAGAAGAGTTCTCCAAATCATTGTGCCTACTTTATTCGGAATATTCTCATTGATAAAGTTCTCAACTTCTTCTAGCATTCCAGCTCGTGCAAAAGCTTCAACAATGCAGGAATAATGCTCTTCTGATGGCTCAACTCCATAAATCACTTCCATGGACATTAATAAACTATGTGCCTCATCGACCCGACCCATTTGGGCACAAGCCTTCAAGACTGATTTTAAAGTAATTCGGTCCACTGATTTATTCCTTCTTCTCATATCATTAAACAAAGCCAGAGCTTCGGATGGATGGCCATGCTCCACTTTTGCAGAGATGATAGATGTCCAAGAAAGAGAACTCTTCTCCGGCATCAACTCAAAGACCAAATCTGCCTCTGCAATTTGTCCACATCCAGAATACATCTGAATGAGACCACTGCCACTTGTAGGATGTGAGAGAAGACCCCTTTTGGTCATGTAAGCCTGAGCTTGCATTCCCATTTGCAAAAGCACTGGGCTGGCACAGGAGCTGAAAATATCACAAACAGTGATTGGCTCAATACAACCAGAGCACGATTGAATCCTCCTGAGAAGTTTGTGAATCGTTTCATAGTCATTTGCCCTGAGGCAGGCCTGTATCAATAAATTCCACGATATCTCAGCATCCAAAATCAAGGAACATAGCTTGAGTGCTTGTTGATGATCTGATAATTCTGAATAGAGATTAATGAGCATGTTAACAACAGAAGCATTTGATCCATAACAAGTTTTGAGTATCTTTCCATGTAATTCTCTTCCCTTCCTAAGATCACCTAAAGCCATACTAGCTAAAATAACAGAAGTAAAGGTGAACTCATTTGCTTCAATACCATTAATCTGCATTTTTTGGAAACACGCTAGTGCTTCCACAAACCAACTGTTCCAAGAAAGTCCAGAAATTAAAGCTGAGCACATTGCAGTGCCAGGGTTTTCTACTCTTTCAAAAACCCTTAAAGCAGCCTCTGGCATCCCACACTTGGAATACATATCAATCAATGAGCTTATAACATATGGATCAGAATCTACAGCAAGTTTCTTGGCCAGGGAGTGGAATAGTTTCCCAGTATCAAGATTTGATAACATAGAGCACCATTTTAGCATGCTTGCAATAATAAACCCATTAGATTCTCCTCTTTCTAAGCCAACATACAACTTTAGAGGAACTTGTTTGCAGTGATCTGAGCTCTCGTGCTTAATGCACTCAATATACATATCCAAAAGTGAGCACATTGCATAGTTATTTAATACTAAACCTGTCCTAACTATATATCCATGAACCTGCCTGCCATAATCCATGTCATGTAAACTAGAAATTGCCTTGAGAATACTTGTTATAGTGAAATCatcacaataacaaacttcaTCCATCAAAAGTCTAAAACTCCTAAGAGCTTCAAGGTAATGAAAACTATGTACATAACCCATAATTAATGTGTTCCAAGAAACCAAATCTTTCTCATACATCTGATCAAAAACTCGTCTGAATCCCTTCAAATTCTTACATTTTGCATAAAAATCCATCAAACTATTGTCCAGAAACAAACAACCCCCTCTCCCAAAACCTTTCTTAACCATTAAACCATGAATTTGAATTCCCATGTTCAAGTCCTCCAAATTGGAACATGCCTTCATAACCATTGAAAACACAAAAGCATCCAACTCAATTCCCTTAAAAACCATATCTAAGAAAACATTCAACCCTTCTTTTCCAAATCCATTTTTCACGTAGGCACTTAACATTGAACTCCAAGCAACCAAACCAGGCTTCTCAATCCcatcaaaaatcaaaacagcATCTTCCAATACCGCACAACTTGAATACATATTCACCAAAGAATTCTCTAAAAACCCATCAAGAAAAGCCTCTCCTTTCTTCAAAACTTGGCCATGAACTCCTTTTCCAAACCCCAATTCTCTTATTTCGCCACAACTTCTCAACACAACCGCGTAAACATACGAGTCAGGACGCACAGTTTGATCACCAGACAACATCTCTTTAAACAATGCCATGGCTTCCTTAGTAGGACCATGTTTGGCATAGCCTGACATGAGGATAGTCCAAGAAATCAGAGTTCTTTCAGGCATTGAATCAAAGAGGTCACGCGCTTCTTGCATGAAACCTGCATTTATATAAAGCCGAAGGTAAAGATTGAAGTAAAAAAGGGTTGGTTTTGGATTAGCATGAGGTTTAAGGAAATGGGTTGGTTTTAGCTGTTTTAAATTGTGATTAATAATGAGATTACATTGAGAAAAATGGGCTGTTTTGGGAGTTTGGTGTTTAAGAAAAAATGGAGGGAAAGATGGGATAACGGAGGAGCATGTCAGCAGGGATTGCATGGGGATTTTCCTGTGGTAGTTGGAATAGTTTTTGTAGGTTTTAGTAAGTTACAGATCGCTGCCAATACAAATTCAGGCAAAGTTTTATTGGGGTTTTGGCAGTGATGTTGTGAGAAAGCTGAGAAGCAAGAGTGTTGAAGCAATAAGCCAGGGAAGGAGCTCTTCATTGGTGGTCCATCATGCATTCCATTCCATGGATAAGGGATTGACATATGAAggtgtaatttttttttcatattaaaactCGAAATGACAGAAATATTATTTGctttttttaagttattttggTTAATGTTTccatatttaataattttgcatcaaaaaaatttacataaaattcaatttttaaattttgaagaatttcATCTTCTTTAAAGTTCAAACATCTAACCATTAAACTGACTTCAATTAAATGTAGATTAGAACAGTTCCAACTAGTTAAtgtttttgttatatatatatatatatatattattacttattttttattttcaaataacaaaaacaagtATAAGCTTTAAGCGAATTATGGTCTAAATTTGTagtaatttttgcaattatTTACTGATTCTTAAtttaatgaatatttaattatttttttatataatagaaGACTTCCAAATATTTACCCGAAAACAAAGCTTGATTGAGACTTGTTTGGctgttttaaattttggctttggtttttttttttttttcatttttgtcgTTTTGAGGTGTACCGGCTTGACGGGAGGTTTTCTAAAGAAAAGGCCTACCAAACAggttataaaagaaaaagtaacaGTCATCATTTTTTCCTCTCTTACGTTGCCCTTACTGCTGTGTCTTTCTCGCTCTCTCAAAAGTCTCAAGTAAGCCACTTTTTTCCGTGGAAATCTAAGAAACCCATTTGCCTCTACTCATTCATTACTCAAAATATTCTTCTGGGTATATTTCTCTTGACCTGTTCAACAAGATGCCAACATTGAAAGCCATTTTTGCTTCTATCAGGCGCTAGCTTTGTTGTTTCAAATGTTTGAGGCCAAttcttataaaatttttgttgatcttcTTCTGATCTTTTTATTTCACAGGTTTTAACTGACTCTTGGAAATAATTGGATACTGAGTTTTTTGAGTGGTCGGAAAGTTAACTGGAAAGCGACGATGGATGGTATGTAAAGGCTTTGCTGTGTTAGTTTTTGCATTTACGCTAAAAATGTTGTTGATTTGTGGTTTCTAAAGTTAAAAGGAACTAAATTCTGCTTGAGATTTTACTGGAAGATGTGAAAGATTTTCGTTTTTGTCAAATGCTAAAGTATGACTGAAGACAGTTCTACCCTTTAACACTCTTTTTATAAAACTTGGCTTTTATCAGCACACAATTTGTATAAGTGCACCGATCAACTGCCCTTAGCAGTTGAAACATGTATCCATGGTAATAGTTACTTGTTTAACATAAACATGCATACACACGTCTATGCTAAGATAATAGAAAATTCTGCTTGTTGACTTCGATGTAGATTAAGTTTGCGATATTTTTCTTGTCCTATACAATTTTGAATTCCTTATTGATTTTAGCTGACTGACAGTACTTGGTATCTTTTCAAACTTATGACTGATTAATATTCATGAGTTTGCTGTTATCTGTTGTGCGTTTCAGTTGATTCACAACCAACTATGGAGGAAACTATATTGGTTGGCGATGATCTAATGATGGGGCTACCATCTCCTGTCATCCCACAAGAAATTGCATCTCATGTGCTTCAAGGTGTCGATTTATGTGATGGGATTTTACGCAATTTATTCTTGTGTAAGTCCTGTGTTTTTACTTGAGAATCTTATATAAACTATGTATGGTATTGTTGGCTGATGTTATATATGGATTCTTATTGGTGACATGATCGATCATCTTCTCAATTATGCCAAATGAtatatcaaattcttttttatgcATTTTGTGTGTAGCTGTGCATTAATTTATTGTGGCTTTATGCTGTAGGTCTGCAGATTAATGATATTGAGCCATTCTGTCAAGATGAGCTTGCATTATATCGACAATGTGCTGAAAAGAGAGTAAGATGTCTGAAGGCTTTTTTGAATGCTTGACTCAGTACTTCAAATTAGCTTTCACAAATTTGTTTGCAAATCTGGGTTCCAGGACAAGGAACTAAGGCAACGGCTTCAAGATAGTGAGAGAAAGTTGGGGTTGTCAATGCCTTTAGATCAGGCAAAGGAAAGAACTGGTCAGCTTGAATCGGAAGTCACGTCATTAGAGAGGTAATTGGTCAGAAGTGATGATTTTCTTTGGGTAATGAAGATCGGCTTATATAATGCTATTCCCTTAAATTTTGTTGTAGTTATACATGGAATTACATCCATGCAAGTGATGTGCTGTAGAAGCTGTTCTatatttgtgttttttctCCTTGTCATCTACCAAGTTTGTAGATGTACAAAGTAAGGGCATCTTCAGTCATGAGGGCCTTGATGTTATATTGTTTTTGCAAGAATCCCTCTATCTTTATTCCACGAGCCCTGAAGCATTGTCTTTTGTGCACTTGTTGCTTGGTTGTATCTAGTCAcctgaaattgaatgatgatgcATTACTTGGGTGCTGCCTCTTGTGTTACTGGGTTGTATCTTTATGTGTATGTGTAGCATAAAATGTTCAGTTCCAACTATCTCAAACCTGTTTTCTAGTAGCTTCTCTCAAGATTCTTGAGTACTAAATTGCTTTCAATATTATTAACACTTTGAGTGGAAGTCACAAACAACCTTCCTTTATTGATGTTTTACTACTAGctctaagaaaataaaagatccAAGTACAACTCTTTGAAGTACCTCACCAATGTTTTTGGTTTCATGAATATTGTTCTGCAATTGCAGCATCTTGTATGAAAATCAAACTtagaagaacaaagaaaaggcAGGGACAGTACAGCTCATTCCTATAGAAAAAACCTTTATGTCACTAGTCAGAACTTAAAAGAGTTAGTTTACCTTTTTCCAttataattcttttctttttttcccttttaacAACTGTAGTATTTTACCTTAGTGTCATATAGAATAATTTGACCATTTCTgtaattaatttatgtgtTACATCTCCATTGCAGGCGCTTGATTCTGGCAAGTGGAATTGAAGGCATCGAAGGATTTCGTCAGAGATGGAGCCTGCATGGACGTCTTACAGATACCAAGTAATGTTTTTGATATAAGAAAAtcctttgttttattttcacaatttatatttattagtaAAATCTCTGTTTTGCTGtatctatttttcttcttcacattATGGGTTTCTCCTTGTAATTAGTGAAAGATGTGCTCTCTAGCTTTAATTGCAGAGATCCATTAGTCAGCATTAAAGCCTGAAAGAATGTCTTCACTGAACCCCTCATTTGCCCtattcctttctctctttccctCCAGTAAATCTTACGTTGAGTTTGTGCAGGAGAAGGCTGGAGTCTTTAAAGCTGGGAATGGAGAACAGAAAAGAGGATGAACCAAGCAAAAGTCCTACTAGGAAAAGATGGTTCTTTTGGTGATATTGGTGTCGCATCTGTATGGTGCTTCAAATTAGCATACATCAGCAGCTTTTAACAAGAAGATAGACCCAGTACTCAAGCTCTGGTAATTATGCCATGAGGATCGATTCTTGATTCTTGATTCTCGACTTGCAACCCTGCTTCAAGGTTGCAGATCAAGGTCAAACATGTTGTAGTGCCTTATGAGTCAAGAAAATTGTGATGGGGATGAGTTTTTTTTGCCCAGGCTGCAAACTTCATTGAACATCTGAGGCTTATCTCTAAACCATGGGGACAGTTGTCTACGTTCTACCTTGGTCGTTCCACAAGAAATGTCCCTAATAGTCAGTGCTGATTAGACAGAAAAACGCAAGACGTCAATATGGgaattgtttttttcttttggttcacgttatgtttttttgttcaattaaCGAGTATGTTGATACGCACACTGGGCGTAAATCAGCATTCAACTAGGAAGAGAATTTTGATATCTATACCACACTTATTAACAATATACCATATCAATATTAGATTGCTtgataataatgaaaatactAATAAGAATATGTGAACCAAACTTCATTAATTGGGGTAGCGTATAACCTTATTTATTCGTacatttcaaatatatatatttaataaaaaaaaaaagatgtaataaatgaatatatatatgtatatacatttCATACGTGATATATGAAAGGTAGGGTGGACTACAAGTTGACTTCTAAAATCCATGAGGTACACTCCTGGAGGAGTAGAAACTTTTTCCGGATGGCTATGTTCAGGAATATCTGCATTTTGCTTCGAAATTCAGAGACATCTTCTTTACATCTAAATGAGCCAGCACAGGCACATTGTTCCGCTAAATGTGCAGCTTTCACCTGTCTGCACCTACAGCACAACAGATCCTGCAGATGGTACAGACGTTCTCTTTGACGTACAATTTGAAGAAGAGCATTCTCCATCACCTCGCGATCATAAGGCTGCCCACACTGGGGCACGGCACAGCGCCATTCGTCAGCCAGTAAGGCTGAGTCACGGCATAAATCCAGGTCTCTGCAATCGTTGCAGTAGCTGTCAAAAGATCATGGGCATCAGCAACAAGTTTGAGTTTCAAACAAAGGTAAACCTGATATTTTATATGGTAGAATTTCATATATTCACAATGAATGAAGGAAATGGTGAAAAAGTGTCTCTAAAAAAAGAATGGTAAGTCAGGCAAGTTAAAAAGAATTTCAGTCAAAGATGAGTAATGGGTAAAAACGTACCAAAAGCTAGAGAAAACCCTTAAACCTGTCAAAGAAGCTCTAGAGGGCACAACAAATGGAAGGTCATATAGAGAAAAATGTATCCCTTAAAAATTTGAACTATAAACAACATGTTCCTCCTTTCTTAGATTTATTTAACTAGTAAAGATATGTGGACTGTTGGATATCAAAAACTGATCCACAGATGAAAATTTCTCATGTATTTGAGGATAAGCTTTAAGAAGAACTCAAGTAACATTGCCCAAACCTTGATCAATACAAATCCTTCTATTACCCAGAAACCTTAATCTCAACCGAAATAGTAGTAAACAGATGATAAAGTAGATATCAAAAACTTCTCAAGCATGTTTGATGTGCAGCCTTAACAAAAGTTCATGGTAAAGACAGTGCAGATCCTCATTCATAAGACATGAGGAAACTTCTATCTAAGAAACTACAGAATCAACAGCATTCCATCCAAAACATCTAACACAAGCAATTGCCCATGACCATTAATAATTGAAGTTATGAATTAgtcttattaaaatttaggGGGAACAGCCATCTAGATGAGTGCCGTCGAATATATAGATATCTATAGTAAATTTGCATACCTGCAGATCACATTTGGTAAGATGAAAGAAGGGCATGGATCATGAAACTCAGCTTCTGGAGCAAACTCCCTAATGCGTGCATATTTCAGCAGATTCTTTCTTAGCACCTGTATAATAAGGGTACATGAATGAACCTATTACTTATTGTATGACAATGTAATATCAATTCAGTTAGTTCACACATCTGAAAATTGTAGAAGCATGCTAATTAGCAAGTAGTATCTCTGTGATATGATTTATATAATGAGGCATGGTGTTAAACTTTACCAGAACATCATGCTGAACATTATGGTCAAGGGCCAGAACAGCACAGACATGCTTAATAAACTCCAGTGCAGCATCCCCTCTGTTGACATTACTAGCAAGCTGAAAAATCATATGTGCACTCTGTTGATCATTTTCGGATCTGCTCAACCCTTTCATGTGAAGAACAATATCACGAACAATTCCTAGAAGTTTTTCCGTGAAGTAGGAGCTAATCTGTAGGGCAAGCAAACAAGTAAATTAATCTGATTGAGAACCTACAGGCAACAAGAAGTCAAGGCACTAAACCACCTTTGACCACATATTCCCAATTCATACCTGCTCTTTGAGATATTTCACAATATGCGCTTCAAAACTCTCAGCAGCTGTGATAGTGATGGATGGAGTGCATAAACTACCATCCAGCGAGGATGTTCTATTTGCAGCCTGGTCTTGTGCATATTTCCAGGGAGTATGCAAAAACTCGGAGACAATTAGAACAAAATGATCCTGCCAAAATCCCAGAAGATAACCGAGTGAAGTAAAATACGTGGCAAAAtaagtatgcatgatattGTTGACACCAACAGAGTAAAGTCAATTGTCTTGCAATAATGATATTAGAAAAGTTCCACCTATCTATGAAGGGGGAAAGGGTACAAGAACAGGCATACCTGAATTTTCTCAGGTAAATACTGGGCAATATTCCAGCTTGAAACAATATCCACTTCCGACTTATCTTGTGAATTTTCATCAGATCCCGCCAGGATTCCCCCGTAGTTGTACTATCATAGATGAAGCAAGattatcataaatttacatGAACAAGTAGACAAGGAACATAAAATCATCTTGACTACCGATGCAGTATGATTCAAAATTGAAAGCACTTGAACCGCTTCATTGGTGAGTTTTCTATTCCAGACTTGGCATCAAGTTTGAAATTTAGAGCAATACATCCTAAGGCATTATAAATACAATAGTCATCAGCAATACAAGTTACAATCATCTTTTTGTCACCGCTGGGCCAGATTGGCAATTCTCCAATATGGCCGAAAATAcagctaaaaaaataaagtctaGTGGAGAATTCAACGAATCTGATTTTGAGACTATCAAGacattgaaatttcaaaaaggCTATACTCTCAAGATCTAAGACGTGAAGTTGTACctctaattatatataattatagcATACAAGAATCCTGTGTGCTGTAATTAAACTACTAAACCATAAGAAGAAACCATACCTGATCCATAAAAAGCAAGGAATGCCAGAAGTGAATCGGCTCAAGCTCGATCCAT from Theobroma cacao cultivar B97-61/B2 chromosome 9, Criollo_cocoa_genome_V2, whole genome shotgun sequence harbors:
- the LOC18590358 gene encoding flagellar radial spoke protein 5 isoform X1; the protein is MASSIVFTGLHLFKSKKSIKLKTSTRFSDSRQQLSPNSVKCCSTTTTATTEEDTTRRVTVKNGNDSLDICRVLNGMWQTSGGWGRIDRDDAVEAMLRHADAGLSTFDMADHYGPAEDLYGIFINRVRRERPPEYLDKVRGLTKWVPPPVKMTSSYVRESINVSRKRMDVPSLDMLQFHWWDYSNPGYLDALKHLTDLKEEGKIRTVALTNFDTERLQIILENGIPVVSNQVQHSIVDMRPQQKMAELCQLTGVKLITYGTVMGGLLSEKFLDTNIAIPFSGPPLNTPSLQKYKRMVDAWGGWSLFQTLLQTLNKVASKHGVSIPTVAVTYILDQPAVAGSMIGVRLGLSEHILDSNAIFSLVLDEEDVNSIQEVSERGKDLLGVIGDCGDEYRRA
- the LOC18590358 gene encoding flagellar radial spoke protein 5 isoform X2; protein product: MAKFLQSSLTNFTLNSVKWETKTGHTAIRKSNPIQIQCVITEDNRNSIVKNGNDSLEICKVVNGMWQTSGGWGRIDRNNAVDAMLRYADAGLTTFDMADIYGPAEDLYGIFINRVRRERPPEYLDKVRGLTKWVPPPVKMTSSYVRESINVSRKRMDVPSLDMLQFHWWDYSNPGYLDALKHLTDLKEEGKIRTVALTNFDTERLQIILENGIPVVSNQVQHSIVDMRPQQKMAELCQLTGVKLITYGTVMGGLLSEKFLDTNIAIPFSGPPLNTPSLQKYKRMVDAWGGWSLFQTLLQTLNKVASKHGVSIPTVAVTYILDQPAVAGSMIGVRLGLSEHILDSNAIFSLVLDEEDVNSIQEVSERGKDLLGVIGDCGDEYRRA
- the LOC18590359 gene encoding pentatricopeptide repeat-containing protein At4g21065; the protein is MQSLLTCSSVIPSFPPFFLKHQTPKTAHFSQCNLIINHNLKQLKPTHFLKPHANPKPTLFYFNLYLRLYINAGFMQEARDLFDSMPERTLISWTILMSGYAKHGPTKEAMALFKEMLSGDQTVRPDSYVYAVVLRSCGEIRELGFGKGVHGQVLKKGEAFLDGFLENSLVNMYSSCAVLEDAVLIFDGIEKPGLVAWSSMLSAYVKNGFGKEGLNVFLDMVFKGIELDAFVFSMVMKACSNLEDLNMGIQIHGLMVKKGFGRGGCLFLDNSLMDFYAKCKNLKGFRRVFDQMYEKDLVSWNTLIMGYVHSFHYLEALRSFRLLMDEVCYCDDFTITSILKAISSLHDMDYGRQVHGYIVRTGLVLNNYAMCSLLDMYIECIKHESSDHCKQVPLKLYVGLERGESNGFIIASMLKWCSMLSNLDTGKLFHSLAKKLAVDSDPYVISSLIDMYSKCGMPEAALRVFERVENPGTAMCSALISGLSWNSWFVEALACFQKMQINGIEANEFTFTSVILASMALGDLRKGRELHGKILKTCYGSNASVVNMLINLYSELSDHQQALKLCSLILDAEISWNLLIQACLRANDYETIHKLLRRIQSCSGCIEPITVCDIFSSCASPVLLQMGMQAQAYMTKRGLLSHPTSGSGLIQMYSGCGQIAEADLVFELMPEKSSLSWTSIISAKVEHGHPSEALALFNDMRRRNKSVDRITLKSVLKACAQMGRVDEAHSLLMSMEVIYGVEPSEEHYSCIVEAFARAGMLEEVENFINENIPNKVGTMIWRTLLSSARIIGNMEVAKFALEKLLELDSSDCFARLLLKKVLVMFGKWKDASKTEVKTKRIGPTSSWIEVQNKIYEFVSDQNPTEEVSDKIAELEREMEELGYVADRNHLLHDAEEEEYDGVGLAHTEMKAIAFGLVSLPHGMPIRVVKSVRMCGTCHSACKFMSAFVDRELVVKDTFTFHHFRDGRCSCRDSW
- the LOC18590360 gene encoding uncharacterized protein LOC18590360 isoform X1, which gives rise to MDVDSQPTMEETILVGDDLMMGLPSPVIPQEIASHVLQGVDLCDGILRNLFLCLQINDIEPFCQDELALYRQCAEKRDKELRQRLQDSERKLGLSMPLDQAKERTGQLESEVTSLERRLILASGIEGIEGFRQRWSLHGRLTDTKRRLESLKLGMENRKEDEPSKSPTRKRWFFW
- the LOC18590360 gene encoding uncharacterized protein LOC18590360 isoform X2: MDVDSQPTMEETILVGDDLMMGLPSPVIPQEIASHVLQGLQINDIEPFCQDELALYRQCAEKRDKELRQRLQDSERKLGLSMPLDQAKERTGQLESEVTSLERRLILASGIEGIEGFRQRWSLHGRLTDTKRRLESLKLGMENRKEDEPSKSPTRKRWFFW